The Nothobranchius furzeri strain GRZ-AD chromosome 6, NfurGRZ-RIMD1, whole genome shotgun sequence genome includes a region encoding these proteins:
- the LOC139070312 gene encoding uncharacterized protein isoform X1: MESSSPLTTPGGFDSNHPTCGETHCSGHGSCVAPLGGGFSLVCDCHLGYQGKSCEGTVNGAMSLPLTISVLAVIIGLLIFAFVFAKFRQKHKKKKRQRLAENHSYNISI; this comes from the exons ATGGAAAGCTCTTCTCCCCTGACAACACCAGGAGGTTTTGACTCAAATCATCCAACCTGTGGGGAGACCCACTGCAGCGGCCATGGCTCCTGTGTGGCTCCTCTGGGTGGCGGTTTCAGTCTGGTCTGTGACTGCCATCTGGGCTACCAGGGCAAGTCCTGCGAGGGCACGGTCAACGGAGCGATGAGTTTACCGCTGACCATAAGTGTGTTAGCCGTCATCATCGGGCTGCTGATCTTCGCTTTTGTCTTTGCCAAGTTTAGACAGAAGCATAAGAAGAAAAAGAG ACAACGTCTGGCAGAAAATCACAGCTATAACATCAGCATATAA
- the LOC139070312 gene encoding uncharacterized protein isoform X2, with the protein MESSSPLTTPGGFDSNHPTCGETHCSGHGSCVAPLGGGFSLVCDCHLGYQGKSCEGTVNGAMSLPLTISVLAVIIGLLIFAFVFAKFRQKHKKKKRPPPVCSTVMQ; encoded by the exons ATGGAAAGCTCTTCTCCCCTGACAACACCAGGAGGTTTTGACTCAAATCATCCAACCTGTGGGGAGACCCACTGCAGCGGCCATGGCTCCTGTGTGGCTCCTCTGGGTGGCGGTTTCAGTCTGGTCTGTGACTGCCATCTGGGCTACCAGGGCAAGTCCTGCGAGGGCACGGTCAACGGAGCGATGAGTTTACCGCTGACCATAAGTGTGTTAGCCGTCATCATCGGGCTGCTGATCTTCGCTTTTGTCTTTGCCAAGTTTAGACAGAAGCATAAGAAGAAAAAGAG ACCTCCTCCAGTTTGCTCTACAGTCATGCAATGA